One part of the Microcoleus sp. bin38.metabat.b11b12b14.051 genome encodes these proteins:
- a CDS encoding response regulator, producing the protein MNSIKILVVEDEIIVAEDIAGRLKKLGYSVTATVASGEEAIEKVAENQPDLVLMDIVLKGEMDGVTAAEKIRSQVNVPTIFLTAYADDKTLQRAKLTDPFGYIIKPFQQNDLRVAIEIALHRHEIEAKMRSALKDSEAARESVEEKSQRQNQYISMAAHELRNPLNTILISAELLKIDRTRSSDESQVKTIRLVHSATQKMNQLIDDMLFMGRAESGKLKCHPLPINLVEYCQDLLDQLQLGNEAKHKLILIPSSVTSAMLDQKLLHCIISNLIVNAIKYSPNGGKVTLELEYCLASEGDKEAKFCLSPQYLFANSKFKNNNYSLLIIRIRDEGMGIPETELGKIFEMFYRCKNTEKIKGSGLGLTIVKKAVDLQGGTIACESKIGVGTTFTVALPYVALASKIQSDNI; encoded by the coding sequence ATGAACTCTATAAAAATTCTGGTAGTTGAAGACGAAATTATTGTCGCCGAGGACATAGCGGGCAGATTGAAGAAACTGGGTTATTCAGTAACAGCTACAGTAGCTTCTGGAGAAGAAGCTATAGAAAAAGTAGCAGAAAATCAGCCGGATTTAGTGCTGATGGATATCGTGCTTAAAGGTGAGATGGATGGCGTGACAGCCGCCGAAAAAATCAGAAGCCAAGTAAATGTACCAACAATATTTTTAACAGCTTATGCAGACGATAAAACCCTGCAAAGAGCGAAACTGACAGACCCATTCGGTTATATTATTAAACCATTTCAACAAAATGATTTGCGGGTGGCGATCGAGATTGCCCTGCACAGGCACGAAATCGAAGCCAAGATGCGATCGGCTCTCAAAGATTCGGAAGCCGCCCGAGAGTCGGTGGAAGAAAAATCGCAGCGCCAAAACCAATATATATCAATGGCTGCCCACGAATTGCGTAACCCGCTCAACACAATTTTAATCTCTGCGGAACTCCTCAAGATCGATCGCACTCGCAGCAGTGACGAATCCCAAGTCAAAACCATCCGCCTAGTGCACTCAGCTACCCAAAAAATGAACCAGCTAATCGACGATATGCTGTTCATGGGCCGAGCAGAATCAGGTAAACTTAAATGCCATCCATTACCGATAAATTTAGTAGAATATTGTCAAGATTTGCTGGATCAATTGCAATTAGGAAATGAAGCCAAGCACAAACTAATATTAATCCCATCCAGCGTCACCAGCGCGATGTTAGATCAAAAATTGCTGCACTGCATTATTTCTAACTTAATCGTCAACGCGATTAAATATTCCCCAAACGGTGGCAAAGTCACGTTGGAGTTGGAATACTGTCTAGCCAGTGAGGGAGACAAAGAAGCTAAATTCTGCTTGTCTCCTCAGTATTTGTTTGCCAATTCTAAATTTAAAAATAATAATTATTCGTTACTAATCATCCGCATCCGAGACGAAGGTATGGGCATCCCAGAAACCGAATTAGGGAAAATATTTGAAATGTTCTACCGCTGCAAGAATACTGAAAAAATTAAAGGTAGCGGTTTGGGATTGACGATTGTTAAAAAAGCTGTGGATTTGCAAGGAGGTACGATCGCCTGCGAAAGCAAAATCGGTGTTGGCACAACCTTTACCGTGGCTCTTCCTTACGTGGCTCTTGCGTCCAAAATTCAGTCAGATAATATATGA
- a CDS encoding glycosyltransferase family 9 protein — protein MRILALVPGGIGDQILFFPTLDDLKQSYPEAQIDVIVEPRAKGAYRVCKSVKEVLTYNFKDRNAMADLGNLLGVIRDREYEAVVSLGQRWTVGLLLWLTGIPQRIGYSGTNGARFLTDAVPLKTDQYAASMYHDLLQGFNIHNPCPAIAINVPKQDIQWAEAEQQRLGIKDSGYILIHGGSSQLAISKGIDKIYPIDNWKQIIEDCQQRQPNLPVVVVKGPEDEAFVKKLVELCPKVKTISPDDVGKLAATIAAANLMMCTDSAPMHLAVAVQTYTIALFGPTDPAKLLPQGDRFLGIKSPTGKMADISPQEVLKKVWGG, from the coding sequence ATGCGAATACTAGCACTTGTCCCTGGCGGGATTGGCGACCAAATTTTATTTTTCCCCACCCTCGATGACCTCAAGCAGTCTTATCCTGAGGCTCAGATTGATGTGATCGTGGAACCGAGGGCGAAGGGCGCTTACCGAGTCTGCAAGTCCGTCAAAGAAGTCTTGACGTACAATTTCAAAGACCGCAACGCGATGGCAGATTTGGGCAATTTACTCGGTGTAATTCGCGATCGCGAATACGAAGCAGTTGTTTCCCTCGGCCAGCGGTGGACTGTGGGACTTCTGCTGTGGCTGACCGGCATTCCCCAGAGAATTGGCTATTCGGGAACCAACGGCGCTCGATTTCTCACCGATGCCGTACCTCTGAAAACTGACCAGTACGCGGCTTCAATGTACCACGATTTGCTGCAAGGATTCAACATTCACAATCCTTGTCCTGCGATCGCAATTAATGTACCAAAACAAGACATTCAATGGGCCGAAGCCGAACAGCAGCGGCTGGGAATCAAAGACAGCGGTTACATTCTGATTCACGGCGGTTCCAGTCAATTAGCCATCTCTAAAGGTATTGACAAAATTTACCCGATAGACAACTGGAAACAAATCATCGAAGACTGTCAGCAGCGACAGCCGAATTTACCCGTCGTGGTGGTGAAAGGCCCCGAAGATGAAGCCTTCGTGAAAAAGTTAGTCGAACTCTGTCCCAAGGTAAAAACCATCTCGCCGGATGATGTCGGCAAATTGGCCGCTACCATTGCTGCTGCTAATTTGATGATGTGTACTGACAGCGCGCCAATGCACTTGGCTGTAGCGGTTCAAACTTATACAATAGCTTTGTTCGGCCCGACTGACCCGGCAAAATTGCTACCGCAGGGCGATCGATTTTTGGGCATTAAATCTCCTACTGGCAAAATGGCTGACATTTCTCCTCAAGAGGTTTTGAAGAAGGTTTGGGGGGGCTAA
- a CDS encoding ATP-binding protein: MNDYTEDLLRMLRLYEQRYPSEDPEIRALAEEIDREFMVEDVRKMLSSMEIGTNRIREIVVSLRNFSRLDEAQFKAVDIHEGIDSTLLILRHRFKAKTETPDIEVILDYSQLPLVECYPGQLNQVVMNILANAIDAFDDVNAQRTYQQIKARPNQIIIHTTMLGSDWVEIDITDNGSGMPESVKQKIFDPFFTTKPVGKGTGMGMAISYQIITEKHGGKLECFSTVGQGTKFLIQIPIHQRVCEAAK; encoded by the coding sequence TTGAATGATTACACCGAAGATTTGCTGCGGATGCTCCGCCTCTACGAACAGCGCTATCCGAGTGAAGATCCAGAAATTCGCGCCTTAGCTGAGGAAATCGATCGGGAATTTATGGTAGAAGATGTGCGAAAAATGTTGTCTTCTATGGAAATTGGCACCAATCGGATTCGGGAAATTGTCGTATCGCTGCGAAACTTTTCTCGGCTTGATGAAGCCCAATTTAAAGCGGTTGACATTCATGAAGGGATTGACAGTACATTGCTGATTCTGCGACATCGCTTCAAAGCTAAGACGGAGACCCCTGATATCGAAGTGATTCTGGACTACAGTCAGTTGCCTCTGGTCGAATGTTACCCCGGACAATTAAATCAGGTGGTGATGAATATTTTGGCAAATGCGATCGATGCGTTCGATGACGTGAATGCCCAGCGTACTTACCAACAAATCAAAGCCCGCCCCAATCAAATTATTATCCATACTACCATGTTAGGTTCAGACTGGGTAGAAATTGACATCACCGACAATGGATCGGGAATGCCTGAATCGGTGAAACAGAAAATCTTCGATCCATTTTTCACAACTAAGCCCGTGGGCAAAGGAACCGGCATGGGGATGGCAATCAGCTATCAAATCATCACCGAAAAACATGGCGGTAAGCTAGAATGTTTCTCTACAGTAGGCCAAGGAACTAAGTTTTTGATTCAAATTCCTATACATCAGCGAGTCTGTGAGGCAGCAAAATGA
- a CDS encoding LysR family transcriptional regulator encodes MNEINTRRMKLSQIQALIAVADCENFSGAALQMELSQSAVSHAIASLETELGVQLFHRGRHGAQLTPVGERVVLHGRQIVRSLEMMVKEADLEKGLQGGQVRIVTFRSVATHILPGIIAQFRDRYPKIAVSITEVYYTQAVEEALRSGKADIGFVSLPISDEFETTEILRDKYVVLLPPTAKLSSATITWNVLANYPLILQPPETACSIPLRKYLATSEFPLNIAYELSEDSTIVSMVMQGLGAAIMPLLAAEPIPAEVKVCSLPVHFERVIGVAILRDALLIPAVFAFLDVGCNYQKNSAV; translated from the coding sequence ATGAATGAAATCAACACGCGGCGGATGAAACTCTCTCAGATTCAGGCTTTGATAGCAGTAGCCGACTGTGAAAACTTTAGCGGAGCGGCTTTGCAAATGGAACTGTCACAATCCGCAGTCAGCCACGCCATCGCCTCTTTAGAAACAGAATTAGGAGTGCAATTGTTCCACCGCGGGCGACACGGCGCTCAACTGACACCGGTGGGGGAAAGAGTGGTGCTTCACGGGCGTCAAATTGTGCGATCGTTAGAAATGATGGTAAAAGAAGCCGATTTAGAGAAAGGTTTGCAGGGAGGCCAAGTACGGATAGTCACGTTTCGCAGCGTCGCAACTCACATCCTACCGGGTATTATCGCCCAATTTCGCGATCGCTATCCCAAGATTGCCGTCAGCATTACCGAAGTGTATTATACCCAGGCTGTGGAAGAAGCTTTGCGATCGGGCAAAGCAGACATCGGCTTTGTCTCTCTTCCCATCTCCGATGAATTTGAAACAACAGAAATTTTGCGGGACAAATATGTGGTGTTGTTGCCGCCAACCGCCAAGTTATCATCTGCTACAATTACCTGGAATGTATTAGCAAATTATCCGCTGATTTTACAGCCACCGGAAACTGCTTGTTCCATACCGCTACGCAAATATTTAGCAACTTCGGAGTTTCCCTTAAATATCGCTTACGAACTCAGCGAAGATTCCACTATTGTCAGTATGGTAATGCAAGGTTTGGGTGCAGCCATTATGCCGCTTTTGGCGGCGGAACCGATTCCTGCTGAAGTGAAAGTTTGCAGTTTACCAGTTCATTTTGAAAGGGTAATTGGGGTGGCTATTTTGAGGGATGCGCTGTTAATTCCTGCCGTATTTGCATTTTTGGATGTAGGATGTAATTACCAGAAAAATTCGGCGGTTTAA
- the accD gene encoding acetyl-CoA carboxylase, carboxyltransferase subunit beta, whose product MSLFDWFANRRKSVPNSQERPEREIADGLWNKCTACDALSYTKDLRANQMVCLECGHHIRVYSDDRIEQLIDANTWMPINEGLHATDPLKFRDRKKYSDRLREFQEKTGHLDAVETGIGKLENLPVALGVMEFQFIGGSMGSVVGEKLTRLIEQATRERLPVIIVCASGGARMQEGMLSLMQMAKISGALERHREARLLYIPILTHPTTGGVTASFAMLGDIIIAEPKATVAFTGGRVIEQTLREKLPENYQTSEYSFAHGFVDLIVVRTQLKKTLAGLISLHQPQPLLASSEFPAENASDSHHAVPAQTHAFKLSP is encoded by the coding sequence ATGTCTCTATTTGATTGGTTTGCAAATCGACGAAAATCAGTACCGAATTCCCAAGAACGACCGGAACGAGAAATCGCGGACGGACTTTGGAATAAATGCACAGCTTGCGATGCCCTCAGCTATACCAAAGACCTGCGAGCAAATCAAATGGTTTGCTTGGAATGCGGGCATCATATCAGAGTTTACAGCGACGATCGCATCGAGCAGTTAATCGATGCCAATACCTGGATGCCGATTAACGAAGGACTGCACGCCACCGATCCGCTAAAATTTCGCGATCGCAAAAAATATAGCGATCGGCTGCGAGAATTTCAAGAAAAAACGGGGCATTTAGACGCGGTAGAAACAGGCATCGGCAAACTCGAAAATTTGCCCGTCGCCCTAGGAGTGATGGAATTTCAGTTCATCGGCGGCAGCATGGGCTCAGTTGTCGGAGAAAAGCTGACTCGCCTCATCGAACAAGCCACACGGGAACGCTTACCGGTGATCATTGTCTGCGCTTCCGGCGGTGCGAGAATGCAGGAAGGAATGCTCAGCCTGATGCAAATGGCTAAAATTTCCGGGGCTCTGGAGCGCCATCGGGAAGCGAGACTGCTTTATATCCCGATTTTGACCCACCCGACTACCGGCGGCGTCACCGCAAGTTTTGCCATGCTGGGAGACATTATAATTGCAGAGCCAAAAGCTACTGTAGCTTTTACGGGCGGCCGGGTAATCGAGCAAACTCTGCGGGAAAAGCTGCCGGAAAATTATCAAACTTCCGAATATTCGTTCGCCCACGGTTTTGTAGACTTGATCGTAGTCCGGACTCAATTAAAGAAAACTCTCGCTGGACTCATCAGCCTCCACCAGCCCCAGCCTTTATTGGCAAGTTCGGAATTCCCCGCCGAAAATGCTAGCGACAGCCACCACGCTGTCCCCGCCCAGACTCACGCTTTCAAGCTTTCTCCCTAA
- a CDS encoding A24 family peptidase, translating into METIFNLLVTAIVFVFGSAIGSFLNVVVYRLPAGLSVIHPPSRCPKCLNQLRTYENIPVFGWLWLRGRCNHCRSRISARYPLVEAATGFLFLLIFWRFGPSVQTVGFWAFFSWLLALSLIDCDTMTLPNSLTRSGLVLGLVFQIAKGCWPTVNPIDSVHYLVLDGILGAVVGLWLFDAIALAGSIGFGQNAMGAGDTKLAALMGAWLGWKYLLLAGFIACVGGAFVGGGAIAAGWIGRRQPMPFGPFLATGAAITALWGEAILSIYWQWLFPN; encoded by the coding sequence ATGGAAACTATATTTAATCTCCTTGTCACCGCGATTGTGTTTGTATTCGGCTCGGCGATCGGCAGCTTTCTCAACGTGGTAGTCTATCGGTTGCCGGCGGGTTTGTCAGTGATCCACCCACCATCTCGCTGTCCCAAATGTTTAAATCAACTCAGAACTTACGAAAATATACCCGTGTTCGGCTGGCTGTGGCTACGGGGACGCTGCAATCACTGCCGCAGTCGGATTTCTGCCCGCTACCCGCTGGTGGAAGCAGCTACGGGTTTCCTGTTTTTGCTGATCTTCTGGCGGTTTGGGCCCAGTGTGCAAACGGTGGGGTTTTGGGCTTTTTTTAGCTGGCTGTTGGCTTTGTCTTTGATTGATTGCGATACAATGACTCTGCCTAATTCTTTGACTCGATCGGGCTTGGTACTCGGATTGGTTTTCCAAATCGCCAAAGGTTGCTGGCCGACTGTCAACCCGATCGACTCGGTGCACTATCTTGTACTAGATGGAATTTTGGGAGCAGTTGTCGGATTGTGGCTGTTTGACGCGATCGCCCTTGCAGGATCGATCGGCTTCGGGCAGAATGCTATGGGTGCGGGTGATACCAAATTAGCCGCCTTGATGGGGGCTTGGCTGGGCTGGAAATACCTGTTGCTAGCGGGATTTATCGCCTGTGTCGGCGGGGCTTTTGTGGGCGGCGGGGCGATCGCCGCTGGATGGATTGGGAGGCGTCAACCGATGCCCTTCGGCCCGTTTCTGGCGACGGGTGCAGCAATTACGGCTTTGTGGGGCGAAGCGATCCTATCTATTTACTGGCAGTGGCTTTTCCCAAATTAG
- a CDS encoding adenylate/guanylate cyclase domain-containing protein has protein sequence MEINTLTYNPPLAAIELRLRALLSAELYASAWVDSSPATLMAVFEHLRTLRYILHDYLPRPVSESPPNPGEVRYKWQTGTLLFTDLAGFTSLLEANAAQGRKGAETLLRVINDYFASMIEIVSKSGGDLLEFTGDALLVQFLAGKHEQDTARAVRAGLRMQRAMAKFANIETARGVLSLRMRVGIHCGRYISADIGTPLRMVHVLLGDSVQQAKQAEGSGTVGRVCLTETASSSLGQQFCFEPGKPGYVLVADDFTDDRLGEYDITLTGRRMPSSVLLDRSVSGLVSEIGEAVKRVEPLASYIPQTILRLLVENADRRKIPPDFPEPTVMFVNLIGLPKLVEKATPTEEANLVLGCSRVFALIEAVVSAKGGVLQKVTAHLDGSDMLIYFGVPDVHTDDPSRAASAAIVIRDLIAGLRPIAIGGQNVKVTCQIGLSLGPVFAAEVGEPRGRREFNILGDTVNTAARLMTEAGENEILIGETVFESIALNFDCEALGAVSLKGKSALTPVFTLHNSKLERGKGSV, from the coding sequence GTGGAAATTAATACATTAACGTACAATCCTCCCTTGGCCGCGATCGAACTGCGACTGCGAGCGCTCCTTTCGGCTGAACTTTACGCGAGTGCGTGGGTAGATTCCTCCCCAGCCACGCTAATGGCGGTTTTCGAGCACCTCCGAACTCTGCGCTACATCCTCCACGACTACCTGCCCAGGCCCGTATCCGAATCTCCGCCCAATCCGGGGGAGGTACGCTATAAGTGGCAAACAGGCACTTTGTTGTTTACAGATTTAGCGGGGTTTACGTCGCTGTTGGAAGCGAACGCAGCCCAGGGGCGCAAGGGCGCTGAAACGCTATTGCGGGTAATTAACGACTATTTTGCCTCGATGATTGAAATTGTCAGCAAATCCGGGGGCGATTTGCTGGAGTTTACCGGAGACGCGCTGCTGGTGCAGTTTCTAGCTGGGAAGCACGAACAGGATACAGCTAGGGCGGTGCGTGCGGGTTTGCGGATGCAGCGGGCGATGGCTAAATTTGCCAATATCGAAACGGCGCGGGGTGTTTTGTCTTTGAGGATGCGGGTGGGCATTCACTGCGGGCGCTACATTAGTGCGGATATCGGCACGCCGCTGCGGATGGTTCACGTACTGCTGGGCGATTCAGTCCAGCAAGCGAAGCAAGCTGAGGGTTCAGGGACGGTGGGGCGGGTGTGTTTGACAGAAACTGCTAGTTCGTCTTTGGGACAGCAATTTTGTTTTGAACCTGGGAAACCGGGTTATGTGTTGGTGGCTGATGATTTTACTGACGATCGCCTCGGAGAGTACGATATTACTTTGACTGGGCGGCGGATGCCGAGTTCGGTATTGCTCGATCGTAGCGTTTCGGGTTTGGTAAGCGAAATCGGGGAAGCGGTGAAGCGGGTGGAACCCCTTGCTAGTTACATTCCCCAAACCATCCTGAGACTGCTGGTTGAAAATGCCGACAGGCGAAAAATCCCACCAGATTTTCCCGAACCGACGGTAATGTTTGTCAACTTGATCGGTTTACCAAAGCTGGTAGAAAAAGCAACGCCAACCGAAGAAGCTAACCTGGTACTCGGCTGTTCTCGGGTGTTTGCGTTAATTGAGGCTGTGGTGTCGGCGAAAGGAGGCGTGCTGCAAAAAGTAACGGCACACTTGGATGGTTCGGATATGCTGATTTATTTTGGCGTACCAGACGTTCACACCGACGATCCCAGCCGCGCGGCGAGTGCGGCGATTGTGATCCGGGATCTGATTGCCGGTTTGCGTCCGATCGCCATCGGCGGTCAAAATGTGAAAGTAACTTGTCAAATTGGGCTGTCCCTGGGGCCGGTGTTTGCTGCTGAGGTTGGGGAACCGCGAGGGCGCAGGGAGTTTAATATTCTCGGAGATACGGTGAATACGGCCGCTCGCTTGATGACCGAGGCGGGGGAAAACGAAATTTTGATCGGTGAAACGGTGTTTGAGTCGATCGCGCTAAACTTCGATTGCGAGGCTTTGGGAGCTGTTTCTCTCAAGGGCAAATCTGCTCTGACTCCGGTTTTTACTTTGCACAATTCAAAGCTGGAGAGGGGAAAAGGCAGCGTTTAA
- the ispD gene encoding 2-C-methyl-D-erythritol 4-phosphate cytidylyltransferase, with product MHLLIAAAGSGRRMGSQRNKLLLTLLSKPLLSWTLAAAEASRQISWIGIMGQPGDFPDFKAIIGDLGLVKPVELIQGGATRQESVYNGLQALPPNADRVLIHDGARCLATAELFDRSAEALLSCPGLIVAVPVKDTIKVVDESRIVRDTPDRSNLWAAQTPQGFEVKLLKQCHQQGRDKGWEVTDDAALFEKCGLAVQIVEGEETNLKVTTPVDLSVAEFILRGRFG from the coding sequence ATGCACTTATTAATTGCGGCGGCGGGTTCGGGGCGACGGATGGGGAGTCAGCGGAACAAACTGCTGCTGACTTTGCTCTCTAAACCTTTGCTGAGTTGGACTTTGGCTGCTGCTGAAGCTTCGCGGCAGATTAGCTGGATTGGAATTATGGGTCAGCCAGGGGATTTTCCAGATTTTAAGGCAATTATCGGCGATTTAGGTTTGGTGAAGCCGGTGGAACTGATCCAAGGGGGCGCTACCAGACAAGAGTCAGTTTACAACGGTTTGCAGGCTTTGCCTCCAAATGCCGATCGCGTATTGATTCACGACGGCGCCCGGTGTTTGGCTACTGCTGAATTGTTCGATCGATCTGCCGAAGCTCTCTTGAGCTGTCCCGGCTTGATTGTCGCCGTCCCGGTCAAGGATACGATTAAGGTGGTGGACGAGTCTAGGATCGTGCGAGACACGCCGGACAGAAGCAATTTGTGGGCGGCCCAGACTCCCCAAGGATTTGAAGTGAAATTGTTAAAGCAGTGTCACCAGCAAGGGCGAGACAAGGGTTGGGAAGTTACAGACGATGCGGCTTTGTTTGAAAAATGCGGTTTAGCAGTGCAAATTGTCGAGGGCGAAGAGACGAATTTGAAAGTCACAACACCCGTTGATTTAAGCGTCGCTGAATTCATTTTGCGCGGAAGATTCGGATAA
- a CDS encoding tetratricopeptide repeat protein gives MYCRSYHFSYLAAISIVVSPALSLLVISDARAFAPIINPRQARSSDRAQATDPKTQADKLLETGVKQHREGLFREAIQTFEQVLAIRKQLGDKPGIGETLNNIGEVYTEMGLRPKALEVLRQALVIHREIGEGPRIARTLNLIGFVNRVEDNFAEAMKLHQEALDLAKTAKDQIAIAESFHNIAAVYAEQVNYAKAIEFYQQARTIRTKEGDRRDLGRTLNNMGGVYYNIGDFNRAMEFYHQALAIRREIGDRAGVARLLNNMALTCRKQGKDTQALIYFQQAIPMFEAIGDQTSIGRLLNNMGAIYESLRQSPKALESYERALKIARDGGDKTGETTAMEGIKRLSSGQVPPS, from the coding sequence GTGTACTGCCGCTCTTACCACTTCAGTTATCTCGCAGCTATAAGTATTGTTGTATCGCCCGCACTCAGCTTGCTGGTAATCTCTGATGCTCGGGCATTTGCCCCTATTATAAATCCAAGGCAGGCTCGATCGAGCGATCGCGCCCAAGCAACAGACCCCAAAACCCAAGCAGACAAACTCTTGGAAACAGGAGTAAAACAGCACCGGGAGGGTTTGTTTCGAGAGGCCATCCAGACTTTTGAGCAAGTTTTGGCAATTCGCAAGCAATTAGGCGACAAACCAGGAATCGGAGAAACCCTCAACAATATCGGGGAAGTTTACACCGAAATGGGTTTGCGCCCGAAAGCTTTGGAAGTTTTGCGGCAAGCTTTAGTCATTCACCGCGAAATCGGCGAAGGGCCCCGCATCGCGCGCACTCTCAATCTCATCGGTTTTGTCAACCGCGTTGAAGACAATTTTGCCGAAGCGATGAAACTGCACCAAGAAGCTTTGGATCTCGCCAAAACTGCCAAGGACCAAATTGCAATCGCAGAATCTTTTCACAACATCGCGGCGGTGTACGCAGAACAAGTAAATTATGCTAAGGCGATCGAATTTTACCAACAAGCGCGGACGATTCGGACTAAAGAGGGCGATCGGCGCGATTTAGGGCGTACTCTCAATAATATGGGCGGCGTCTATTACAACATCGGCGACTTTAACCGAGCGATGGAATTTTACCATCAAGCTTTAGCAATTCGCCGGGAAATCGGAGACAGGGCCGGCGTCGCCCGCCTGCTTAACAACATGGCACTTACCTGTCGCAAACAAGGCAAAGATACTCAAGCGCTAATCTATTTTCAGCAAGCAATACCGATGTTTGAAGCCATCGGCGACCAAACAAGTATCGGACGCTTGCTCAACAATATGGGCGCGATTTACGAAAGTCTTCGTCAATCTCCCAAAGCTCTCGAATCCTACGAGCGAGCTTTGAAAATAGCTCGCGACGGTGGCGATAAAACTGGAGAAACTACGGCGATGGAGGGAATTAAACGATTGTCTTCCGGTCAGGTGCCGCCGTCATAA
- a CDS encoding HAD family hydrolase — MKRAVFLDRDGVLNIEAGYIHKLEDLHLIPGTAKAVRRLNDREIFCCLVSNQSGPARGYYPVSHVEALHQRLCLLLEKEAGARLDALYYCPYLSESEGGTNPEFTRYTTWRKPNTGMLVAAAWEHDLDLQNSFMVGDKATDVDLAHNAGCTGILVQTGYGESVLSGEYQHHTKPDFIAANLAAGVEWILQHFDD; from the coding sequence ATGAAACGAGCAGTATTTCTCGATCGCGATGGCGTCCTAAATATCGAAGCTGGCTACATTCACAAACTAGAAGATTTGCATTTAATCCCCGGCACAGCTAAGGCTGTACGCCGTTTAAATGACAGAGAAATATTTTGCTGTTTAGTTTCAAATCAGTCCGGCCCGGCGAGGGGTTATTATCCAGTCAGCCACGTTGAAGCTTTGCACCAACGCCTGTGTTTATTATTAGAAAAAGAAGCTGGAGCGAGGTTAGATGCTCTTTATTACTGTCCTTATTTGAGCGAATCAGAAGGCGGAACCAACCCGGAATTTACACGATATACGACTTGGCGAAAACCGAATACGGGGATGTTAGTTGCGGCAGCTTGGGAACACGATCTGGATTTGCAAAATAGTTTTATGGTGGGGGATAAAGCGACTGATGTCGATCTGGCTCATAATGCTGGCTGTACTGGTATTTTGGTGCAGACTGGTTACGGCGAAAGCGTGTTGAGCGGCGAGTACCAGCACCATACTAAACCGGACTTTATTGCTGCAAATTTAGCTGCCGGGGTTGAGTGGATTTTGCAACACTTTGATGATTGA